One genomic window of Haloarcula pelagica includes the following:
- a CDS encoding ribonuclease H-like domain-containing protein produces the protein MSTPAALAHLVGSEGNTEPESLETYILSDQLSVSVDLIKLEATLDGLEDYRVPLTEHNSLGDFTHLSTEANPEYRSEWKGVNVQGVMPGANEQQGTTQAGIAHFQLQSDGIVGGKIRKLGDFGLRAVTQVGESRADTLHEAGFKSRAELASAPVREVATLPGIGDSLARTIIESAQVLAQREIRKAPGANLPDKDPIFIDIETDGLNPTMIWLIGVLNREPEDRYMPFLEQDPTKPGQALEAFLSWLAEFGQDRPVVAYNGWKFDFPVIEEHINEYCPDYLDVWDNVWKLDLYYWAVKKKNALFPGLTNKLEDVAPAVGWEPLDTGLTGAEVGRLFQRYAENPCSATELDWERHKTYCEDDVRALAHIYDTIKETTNRMTGGSSNGSSSSTETTSQGTLSDF, from the coding sequence GTGTCTACACCCGCAGCCCTGGCCCATCTTGTAGGCTCAGAGGGAAACACGGAGCCTGAAAGCTTAGAAACCTACATCCTTTCAGACCAACTCTCTGTATCTGTCGATTTAATCAAGCTAGAAGCAACTCTTGACGGGCTTGAGGACTATCGAGTTCCACTCACAGAACATAATTCACTGGGAGATTTCACCCATCTCTCTACTGAGGCCAATCCCGAGTATCGGTCCGAGTGGAAGGGGGTGAACGTTCAAGGAGTAATGCCTGGCGCCAACGAGCAACAAGGGACTACACAGGCTGGAATCGCCCACTTCCAATTACAATCAGACGGTATCGTCGGGGGAAAAATCAGAAAACTCGGTGATTTCGGACTGCGGGCAGTTACCCAGGTCGGAGAATCCCGGGCCGATACACTCCATGAAGCCGGATTTAAGTCCAGGGCTGAACTCGCTTCAGCACCCGTCCGAGAGGTAGCCACCCTTCCTGGGATTGGCGACTCATTGGCCCGTACTATTATTGAATCTGCTCAGGTACTCGCGCAGAGAGAAATCAGGAAAGCACCGGGTGCAAACCTTCCAGACAAGGACCCGATTTTCATCGATATAGAAACTGATGGCCTCAATCCAACGATGATCTGGCTCATTGGTGTGCTCAATAGAGAGCCGGAGGATCGGTATATGCCATTCCTAGAACAGGACCCGACGAAACCCGGACAAGCACTTGAAGCGTTCCTGTCTTGGCTTGCTGAATTCGGTCAAGATCGACCTGTTGTGGCGTACAATGGCTGGAAATTCGACTTTCCAGTGATAGAGGAACACATAAACGAGTACTGTCCCGACTACCTGGATGTTTGGGACAATGTTTGGAAGCTTGACCTATACTACTGGGCAGTCAAAAAGAAGAACGCGCTGTTCCCTGGTCTGACAAATAAGTTGGAGGATGTTGCCCCCGCGGTGGGTTGGGAGCCACTTGATACCGGTTTGACCGGTGCAGAGGTCGGACGGCTGTTCCAACGGTATGCCGAAAACCCGTGCTCAGCTACTGAACTGGACTGGGAACGACACAAAACATACTGCGAAGACGATGTGCGAGCCCTAGCCCACATCTATGACACAATTAAGGAAACGACCAACCGAATGACTGGAGGTAGCAGTAACGGCTCCTCCTCTTCGACGGAAACCACTTCACAGGGAACCCTCAGCGATTTCTAA
- a CDS encoding Cdc6/Cdc18 family protein — MIRDARVLRAGFIPKEIEHRDAELNHLSSVLEPITNGEPADTAIVTGPSGAGKTCISKFVTERLREEVLDIETTYVNCWRNYTRFRTLYQILDDLGQTIDIHRQSTPHDELVDRIQQYDGPRTVIILDEVDQLEDPGILYDLHSLEQFALVCIANKEEELFSRVDDRLVSRLRSSEHVRMDKYHDEQLYDILSARAKWGLDEDVITDDQLYRIADAAAGDARLAIGILRTAAGKADRENHERITDGILLDSAEDARAQIKQKSIDSLTPHQRVVYDIVREYGPLGPSEIHDHYTDEVDDPRTKRTVRSYLSKMAQYNLLEAEGTSRDREYAIIESPRAATTT; from the coding sequence ATGATTCGCGATGCTCGTGTGCTTCGGGCGGGGTTCATACCGAAGGAAATTGAGCATCGCGACGCTGAGTTGAACCACCTCTCCAGCGTTCTGGAGCCGATTACGAACGGGGAACCCGCCGACACCGCCATTGTCACAGGCCCCAGCGGCGCCGGGAAGACGTGCATCTCAAAGTTCGTCACTGAGAGACTCCGTGAAGAGGTACTGGACATCGAGACTACCTACGTCAACTGCTGGCGCAACTACACCCGATTCCGAACGCTGTATCAGATTCTCGACGACCTCGGCCAGACTATCGACATCCACCGGCAGTCAACACCGCACGACGAACTTGTCGACCGGATTCAGCAGTACGACGGGCCGCGAACGGTAATCATCCTCGACGAGGTCGACCAGCTGGAAGATCCGGGCATCCTCTACGACCTGCACAGCTTGGAGCAGTTCGCGCTGGTCTGTATCGCTAACAAAGAAGAGGAGCTGTTCAGCCGTGTCGACGACCGGCTCGTAAGCCGACTCCGCTCCAGCGAACACGTCCGGATGGACAAGTACCACGACGAGCAACTCTACGACATCCTGAGTGCCCGTGCGAAATGGGGTCTCGACGAGGATGTTATCACCGACGACCAGCTCTATCGCATTGCTGACGCAGCCGCCGGCGACGCCCGCCTCGCAATCGGCATCCTTCGAACGGCCGCCGGCAAGGCAGATCGCGAGAACCACGAGCGAATTACTGACGGCATCCTTCTCGACTCAGCCGAAGACGCTCGGGCCCAGATCAAGCAGAAGAGCATCGATTCACTCACGCCACACCAGCGCGTCGTCTACGACATCGTTCGTGAGTACGGCCCGCTCGGCCCTAGCGAGATTCACGACCACTATACGGACGAGGTAGACGACCCCCGGACGAAACGGACAGTCCGGTCCTATCTCTCGAAGATGGCTCAGTACAACCTCCTCGAGGCCGAGGGCACGAGCCGGGATCGAGAATACGCAATCATTGAATCACCACGTGCTGCAACAACCACTTAA
- a CDS encoding SMODS domain-containing nucleotidyltransferase has protein sequence MTTLPTLFEAFLSDIRPQDEHNDAYKEGHETLRDHLQTDDDIDEFYVADFLQGSYRRWTALRPQEDEKSDVDVVFVSDLSSDLDTDVALGKCEPFLDEHYEGQWEPNAHSYKIEEEEVEIDLVLTAAPSEATREAVKSLGSLDVGTALSPDDLSTVAEALNMSVDGDDEWKDEPLKIPHRDENEWENTHPLATIAFTVNKNDITDGHYVNVVKAIKWWRRTKTPDVEGPTSYPLEHIVGQCCPHDIDSVAEGVTRTLEELTGQFKTEAMAEETPTLPAHGLPKTPENDVLKQIDGVDFAAFYDEAEDAADLARTALEEEDKETSRDYWYQLFGEKFPPFGSDDDSDDGGEKAISVGSSSQVEDPSDHQFAASDS, from the coding sequence ATGACCACACTCCCCACACTGTTCGAGGCCTTCCTGTCAGACATCCGCCCGCAGGACGAGCACAATGATGCCTACAAGGAAGGCCATGAAACCCTCCGCGATCACTTGCAGACTGACGATGACATCGACGAGTTCTACGTTGCAGACTTTCTACAGGGGAGCTACCGTCGGTGGACGGCACTCAGACCGCAAGAAGACGAGAAATCCGACGTTGACGTCGTATTTGTCTCTGATCTCAGCAGTGATCTCGATACCGATGTTGCGCTAGGAAAATGCGAGCCATTCCTGGATGAACACTATGAGGGGCAGTGGGAACCGAATGCCCACTCCTACAAGATCGAGGAAGAGGAGGTGGAAATCGATCTTGTCTTGACAGCGGCACCGAGCGAGGCAACACGTGAAGCCGTCAAATCACTAGGTTCACTGGACGTAGGAACAGCCCTGAGTCCGGACGACCTTTCGACCGTGGCAGAGGCCCTCAATATGTCGGTAGATGGCGACGACGAGTGGAAGGACGAACCGCTCAAGATTCCACATCGAGATGAGAATGAGTGGGAGAATACCCATCCCCTCGCGACTATCGCCTTCACTGTAAATAAGAACGATATCACGGATGGTCACTACGTGAACGTCGTCAAGGCCATCAAATGGTGGCGGCGAACGAAGACACCGGACGTCGAAGGACCGACAAGCTATCCTCTCGAGCACATCGTTGGCCAGTGCTGTCCTCATGATATCGACAGCGTCGCCGAGGGCGTGACAAGAACGCTCGAAGAACTCACAGGGCAGTTCAAGACCGAAGCAATGGCTGAGGAAACCCCTACCCTGCCTGCTCACGGTCTCCCGAAAACCCCCGAGAATGACGTCCTCAAACAAATCGACGGCGTAGATTTCGCGGCGTTCTACGATGAGGCAGAAGATGCCGCAGACCTCGCGCGGACAGCACTGGAGGAGGAGGACAAAGAAACATCAAGAGATTACTGGTACCAGCTCTTCGGTGAGAAATTCCCTCCCTTCGGAAGCGACGACGATTCTGACGATGGAGGGGAGAAAGCCATATCAGTAGGGTCATCCTCACAGGTAGAGGATCCATCTGACCACCAGTTCGCCGCGTCGGACAGTTGA
- a CDS encoding ThiF family adenylyltransferase, which yields MDRALRWLSNAAKGELREPDEPFEIPAFDTNSASATTIAFNETQESFSDWRTAYGQWGTVNLRSLPTAEETYATGTFKDSDDEVVYQPQWGGYIDSNPDDSVFGAWVLLEEVPIEPPWEAPETWEQLDVFFECTETDPYELRANIKPVLDDEPVKVLLIGFPIPATVDGDPEIIYWQPIEIKEFKDPNDLSGGFRDTGKGPEIAERREAGEEQIRWLDSDNWSHEQLTRRGHMTEWFLDRNIVLIGAGALGSMVAENLVRAGCQQLTIVDNDTYEIGNVARHTLTIGDVGQNKATAIANRLESIAPYAQALDVDSAFPPSGELPEPIREAEVVIDCTASRGVRRALDAIRWNHPVVFCSAAMGRGADRLFCFTAYSHTFPYSDYNEAFDPWRLQEQIEWDEDEDTIPERVGCWHPASVIRTDRVMTWAGTVTRFLDQATALSLRENHFTVLETGSDDELATISKATPPFQDGTVWRAPESTITIHVPPMCLEAMYERCRKEHPSETGGILAGTDRIDGPALVVNARDPPRDSIQEPTRFLRGTDKVEEWLKDARESIGIDYLGEWHYHPDASPDISRDDRTAMNEIANDDGYDCPHPLLFIVGQDEEGQFTINTYLFHDSKEYEQLERIDNPDAATTLNLGDDI from the coding sequence ATGGACCGGGCATTGCGGTGGTTAAGTAATGCTGCGAAAGGAGAGCTCCGGGAACCAGACGAACCGTTTGAAATCCCGGCCTTCGATACGAACTCGGCTTCGGCCACGACCATCGCATTCAACGAGACGCAGGAGTCGTTCTCAGACTGGAGGACGGCGTATGGACAGTGGGGGACAGTCAATCTCCGCTCATTGCCAACTGCTGAAGAGACATACGCGACTGGTACGTTCAAGGATAGCGACGATGAAGTCGTCTATCAGCCACAATGGGGCGGATACATCGATTCGAATCCTGATGACTCTGTTTTCGGAGCGTGGGTACTGTTAGAAGAGGTGCCGATTGAACCCCCGTGGGAGGCCCCGGAAACGTGGGAACAGTTAGACGTATTTTTCGAGTGTACCGAGACTGATCCGTACGAACTACGGGCGAATATCAAGCCAGTCTTGGACGATGAGCCGGTCAAGGTCCTTCTAATTGGATTCCCCATCCCAGCAACGGTTGACGGCGACCCCGAGATCATCTATTGGCAACCAATCGAGATAAAGGAGTTCAAAGATCCGAATGACCTCTCCGGCGGATTTCGAGATACTGGAAAGGGGCCTGAGATAGCCGAACGGCGGGAAGCCGGAGAGGAACAGATTCGGTGGCTGGACTCGGACAACTGGTCGCATGAGCAGCTCACCAGACGCGGGCATATGACAGAGTGGTTTCTGGATCGCAACATCGTGCTCATCGGAGCAGGAGCGCTTGGCAGTATGGTTGCTGAGAACCTCGTTCGAGCCGGCTGTCAGCAGCTTACCATCGTCGACAACGACACGTATGAGATCGGCAACGTGGCTCGCCACACACTAACGATCGGTGATGTGGGACAAAACAAGGCGACAGCAATCGCGAACCGGCTCGAATCAATTGCACCGTACGCACAGGCCCTTGATGTGGATAGCGCCTTTCCACCGAGCGGTGAGTTGCCGGAGCCAATTAGAGAAGCGGAGGTAGTAATTGACTGTACCGCGTCACGGGGAGTTCGTCGCGCTCTGGATGCGATTAGATGGAATCACCCAGTCGTGTTTTGCTCCGCTGCGATGGGTCGGGGAGCGGACCGGTTATTCTGCTTCACGGCTTACTCACATACCTTTCCGTACAGCGATTATAACGAAGCGTTCGATCCATGGCGGTTGCAAGAACAGATCGAATGGGACGAAGACGAGGATACCATTCCCGAACGAGTAGGCTGCTGGCATCCAGCATCAGTTATTCGAACGGACCGGGTAATGACGTGGGCTGGGACAGTGACACGGTTTCTTGATCAGGCGACGGCATTGAGTCTCCGCGAGAATCACTTCACCGTGCTCGAGACCGGTAGTGACGACGAACTGGCGACCATTTCAAAGGCCACACCTCCCTTCCAAGACGGAACAGTATGGCGAGCACCGGAATCGACAATCACCATACATGTTCCGCCCATGTGTCTCGAAGCTATGTATGAGCGCTGTCGAAAGGAACATCCCAGTGAAACGGGCGGCATTCTGGCTGGAACCGACCGTATCGATGGACCAGCGCTGGTGGTTAATGCCCGAGACCCACCGCGAGATTCCATTCAAGAACCAACTCGATTCCTCCGAGGAACCGACAAAGTCGAGGAGTGGCTCAAAGACGCCAGGGAGAGCATCGGTATCGACTATCTCGGTGAATGGCACTACCATCCCGACGCTTCACCCGATATCAGTCGAGACGATCGGACTGCGATGAATGAAATCGCCAACGACGACGGCTACGACTGTCCGCATCCGCTCCTCTTCATCGTTGGTCAGGACGAAGAGGGTCAGTTCACGATTAACACCTATCTATTCCACGATAGTAAGGAATACGAGCAGTTAGAACGGATTGACAACCCAGATGCTGCTACAACTCTCAACCTCGGTGACGATATATGA
- a CDS encoding SAVED domain-containing protein, which produces MTDPTGRVFLSYKHEQTDVANFLQTELERHGVPIWRDIFDLKPEPLRDEIIDQLEDQETASGIALVSEGVADSDIILNDELPGFNSRWDRDDEFFVVVVPCPDISVGEAKSILNEAPILHDFSAWKMLPLEATTSDKATDIVQAVLSERIEQIDGYLPGGEPLECSLDTYESPAHDIDPAVAIDWSNSFEHGPPSQEVWNQRLIPALTTVTDCLIQNASGRPLRFRGRTHLPAAFAAGYCLPTTRRIQATWMQPTGPAGMTEWTLNIDQEESGLEGELQRQPNHGSELAVLVNIAADVQPEIDQMHNDLPDFNGILRLTPEDGPGVELSPAQAAHAADVFRTKVRDAIKELPKTSTIHLFIAGPMGLAFLFGRNSNTLRPIQTYLYSKDEGRYYPSGRLQDQPLSDGSDTASEEQ; this is translated from the coding sequence ATGACTGATCCAACTGGCCGTGTATTTCTCAGCTATAAGCACGAACAGACGGACGTCGCCAACTTCCTGCAAACGGAACTGGAGCGACACGGGGTGCCGATTTGGCGGGATATCTTCGATTTGAAGCCGGAGCCACTCAGAGATGAAATCATCGACCAGTTGGAGGACCAGGAAACAGCCAGTGGTATTGCGCTCGTCAGTGAGGGCGTAGCCGACTCTGACATCATTCTCAACGACGAGTTGCCGGGGTTCAATAGTCGGTGGGACAGGGATGACGAGTTTTTCGTGGTCGTTGTGCCATGTCCCGATATCAGCGTTGGAGAAGCCAAATCGATACTCAACGAGGCACCGATCCTCCACGACTTTTCCGCCTGGAAAATGCTCCCCCTGGAGGCAACCACGTCTGACAAAGCAACAGATATCGTCCAGGCCGTCTTATCAGAGCGGATCGAGCAGATTGATGGGTATTTACCGGGCGGTGAGCCTCTCGAATGTTCACTTGACACCTACGAATCGCCGGCTCACGACATCGATCCAGCCGTTGCTATCGACTGGTCAAATTCTTTCGAACACGGCCCACCATCCCAGGAAGTGTGGAACCAGCGTCTAATCCCGGCGTTAACCACGGTAACGGACTGTCTCATTCAAAACGCATCGGGTCGCCCCCTCCGCTTCCGTGGCCGAACGCATCTTCCCGCTGCGTTCGCGGCCGGTTACTGTCTTCCAACCACACGTCGTATCCAAGCAACGTGGATGCAACCCACCGGCCCTGCCGGGATGACAGAATGGACACTCAATATCGACCAAGAGGAAAGCGGGTTAGAAGGAGAGCTCCAGCGACAACCGAATCACGGATCGGAGCTTGCGGTGCTCGTCAACATCGCTGCCGATGTGCAACCGGAGATAGACCAAATGCATAACGACCTTCCGGATTTCAACGGCATTCTCAGATTGACACCGGAAGATGGGCCTGGTGTGGAATTGTCCCCGGCACAGGCAGCCCATGCTGCAGATGTTTTCCGTACCAAGGTACGAGACGCAATCAAAGAACTTCCAAAAACATCGACTATTCATCTCTTCATAGCTGGCCCGATGGGGCTCGCCTTTCTCTTCGGGCGAAACTCAAACACTCTTAGACCGATCCAGACCTACCTCTACAGCAAAGACGAGGGTCGATACTATCCCTCTGGTCGATTACAAGATCAGCCACTTTCAGACGGCTCAGACACCGCCTCGGAAGAACAGTAG
- a CDS encoding type B DNA-directed DNA polymerase — MPFSIDFLDDGRVLEWEATDDGAVATERNDYTPRIYVAPRDPETDLDLATLQSVYDQHPDVVATETVARRPGFRRGEETVLAVDAAHIDRVTPLARQARQLSDYPIGDLACFNVDFSREFRYCLEKSVNPTPASELSTLRLSVPVTETSNDVYGELSVAGDSITGSPSELLAAVQAALDAHDPDILVCSTSEIVPTLYEMATDAGVDDFSLSRWPDVDYQQLAGASTYASYGQVGHSPARYNVPGRAIIDESNTFFYGETNLDGVLDLVSRSKKPVQELAWASIGNVLTAIQICEAHDHGVLVPWNSWRHEFYKSMGTLHDADRGGFIFAPEVGFHENVHELDFSSLYPNIICTRNVSPDVIRCDCHSDRDDVPGLGYSICDERGYLVDVLQPIIDARDEIKAAIRRERQRDEPDEERLNELEGRSGALKWILVACFGYQGFSNAKFGRIECHEAINAYAREILLLAKQRLEAGGWRVVHGIVDSIWVTPDPDVDNAYREDLETLARDITDEVEIRLEYEAHYDWVAFVPQRESNAGALTKYFGKVSGEEEFKLRGIEARQRSTPPFIEAVQRECIEVLDETRSADAVIRRLKAAIASLHAGEVAADQLVERNRVSKPLEGYTQNTQNVAALKRARDQELGLHPGQDIEYVVVDDQKSSRDRVALAHEEIEEYDPEYYETQLVRAVESVLSAKGWDRTDIRRELAETTTRRLRDYC, encoded by the coding sequence ATGCCGTTCAGTATCGACTTCTTGGACGACGGCCGCGTACTGGAGTGGGAAGCGACCGACGACGGCGCCGTCGCAACCGAGCGCAATGACTACACCCCACGCATCTACGTTGCCCCTCGCGACCCAGAGACCGACCTTGACCTCGCGACGCTCCAGTCGGTGTACGACCAGCACCCGGACGTCGTCGCGACCGAGACGGTTGCGCGACGGCCCGGCTTTCGGCGGGGCGAGGAGACAGTCCTCGCCGTCGACGCCGCCCACATCGACCGCGTCACTCCACTCGCCCGGCAGGCACGCCAGCTGTCCGATTACCCTATCGGAGATCTCGCCTGTTTCAACGTTGATTTCTCGCGGGAGTTCCGGTACTGCTTGGAGAAGAGCGTCAATCCCACGCCGGCGAGCGAGCTGTCGACGCTCCGGCTCAGCGTCCCGGTGACCGAAACGAGCAACGATGTCTATGGAGAGCTGTCCGTCGCCGGCGACAGCATCACTGGCTCGCCCTCGGAGCTCTTGGCCGCCGTACAGGCAGCACTCGACGCACACGATCCGGACATCCTGGTCTGCTCGACGAGTGAGATTGTCCCGACACTCTACGAGATGGCAACAGACGCCGGCGTCGACGACTTCTCGCTGAGTCGGTGGCCGGACGTGGACTACCAGCAACTCGCAGGTGCGTCGACCTACGCCAGCTACGGCCAAGTGGGCCACTCACCAGCACGGTACAATGTTCCGGGCCGGGCCATCATCGACGAGTCGAACACGTTCTTCTACGGAGAGACGAACCTCGATGGTGTTCTCGACCTCGTATCGCGCTCAAAAAAGCCCGTCCAAGAACTCGCATGGGCATCTATCGGGAACGTTCTCACAGCAATTCAGATCTGTGAAGCACATGACCACGGCGTGCTCGTCCCGTGGAACTCCTGGCGCCACGAGTTCTACAAGTCGATGGGGACGCTGCATGATGCCGACCGGGGCGGGTTCATCTTCGCGCCGGAGGTCGGTTTCCACGAGAACGTTCACGAACTCGACTTTTCGAGTCTCTATCCGAATATCATCTGTACGCGAAACGTCTCGCCTGACGTTATCCGGTGTGATTGTCATAGCGACCGTGACGATGTGCCCGGATTGGGGTACTCGATTTGTGACGAGCGTGGTTACCTCGTCGACGTCCTTCAGCCGATCATCGACGCTCGCGACGAGATCAAGGCGGCAATCCGACGAGAACGGCAACGTGATGAGCCCGACGAGGAGCGACTCAATGAACTCGAGGGCCGCTCGGGAGCGCTGAAGTGGATCCTCGTCGCGTGCTTCGGTTATCAGGGGTTCAGTAACGCGAAATTCGGCCGTATCGAGTGCCATGAAGCCATCAACGCCTACGCTCGTGAGATATTGCTCTTGGCGAAACAGCGCCTGGAGGCGGGCGGCTGGCGCGTCGTCCATGGTATCGTCGACTCAATCTGGGTCACGCCTGATCCAGACGTCGACAACGCGTATCGCGAGGACCTCGAAACGCTTGCGAGGGACATTACCGATGAAGTCGAGATTCGTCTCGAGTACGAAGCTCACTACGATTGGGTTGCGTTCGTGCCGCAGCGAGAGAGCAACGCCGGCGCGTTGACGAAATACTTTGGGAAGGTCAGTGGCGAGGAGGAGTTCAAGCTCCGAGGCATCGAAGCTCGCCAGCGGTCGACACCGCCGTTCATCGAAGCGGTACAACGGGAGTGTATAGAGGTGCTTGATGAGACACGGTCAGCAGACGCAGTCATCCGGCGGCTCAAAGCGGCGATTGCAAGCCTGCATGCCGGAGAGGTTGCTGCCGACCAACTCGTCGAACGGAATCGAGTCTCAAAACCACTGGAAGGGTATACCCAGAATACGCAGAACGTGGCCGCGCTCAAACGGGCACGAGATCAAGAATTGGGCCTCCATCCGGGACAGGACATCGAGTACGTGGTCGTCGACGATCAGAAATCATCTCGAGACCGTGTCGCCTTAGCGCATGAAGAGATTGAGGAGTACGATCCCGAGTACTACGAGACACAGCTCGTTCGAGCTGTCGAGAGTGTCCTCTCTGCAAAAGGGTGGGATCGGACAGATATTCGACGGGAGCTCGCTGAAACGACTACGAGGAGACTGAGAGACTACTGTTGA
- a CDS encoding Cdc6/Cdc18 family protein, whose product MSDSDDLFILEDPIFVNKELLEISHLPEEDRIVGRDEEIKQLANAVNPAIFGQSPSNVLLYGKTGTGKSLCAKYVSRQLVDTAAEEGINAAYAYVDCAQDSTETQSVQTIADSVNTEENDIYIPDKGISTATYYKRLWRILDMRYDVVLIILDEIDKLEDDDILMQLSRAGEAGKIEDCKIGVIGISNKIKYKDRMDERVKSSLCEREFVFPPYDANQLNEIMSARSDAFREGVLEDGVIPRAAALAAREHGDARKAIDILRYAGEIAQSSDMKTVPEDFVVQARERAETDRFRELISGSTPHSRYVLQALTILSVDNAGNGAEDIGFRTTRVYDVYEEICRQEGSESLSLRRVRDLLKEHAFLDIIEQTRHSGGSAEGSYTEHQLLEDPDVVQQVLEDTIS is encoded by the coding sequence ATGTCCGACTCTGACGATCTCTTCATTCTCGAAGATCCCATTTTCGTGAACAAGGAACTGCTTGAAATCAGCCATCTCCCGGAGGAGGATCGCATCGTTGGTCGAGATGAAGAAATCAAGCAACTGGCTAATGCAGTCAATCCCGCTATTTTTGGCCAGAGTCCTAGCAACGTCCTCTTGTATGGCAAGACTGGAACGGGTAAGTCTCTCTGTGCAAAATATGTTTCTCGCCAACTGGTCGATACCGCAGCTGAGGAGGGTATTAACGCCGCCTACGCGTATGTAGATTGTGCCCAAGACAGTACCGAAACTCAATCTGTGCAGACTATCGCGGACTCAGTAAATACGGAGGAGAACGACATCTATATTCCCGACAAGGGCATTAGCACTGCAACCTACTACAAGCGACTCTGGCGGATTCTCGATATGCGTTATGACGTCGTCCTCATCATCCTTGACGAGATCGATAAACTCGAAGACGACGACATCTTAATGCAGTTGTCACGAGCTGGTGAGGCTGGAAAGATTGAAGATTGTAAGATTGGTGTTATCGGGATTAGCAACAAAATCAAATATAAAGACCGGATGGATGAACGGGTCAAGTCCAGTCTCTGCGAGCGCGAATTTGTGTTCCCACCCTATGACGCTAATCAGCTCAATGAAATCATGAGTGCGCGGAGCGACGCCTTCAGAGAGGGAGTACTCGAAGATGGTGTTATCCCTCGGGCAGCTGCCCTGGCGGCTCGTGAACACGGCGATGCACGGAAAGCGATCGATATACTTCGATATGCAGGTGAAATTGCCCAATCGTCGGATATGAAAACGGTTCCCGAAGACTTCGTTGTTCAAGCTCGAGAGCGGGCTGAGACTGATCGGTTCCGTGAACTCATTAGCGGCTCAACGCCACATTCTCGCTACGTACTACAGGCGTTGACTATCCTTTCGGTTGACAATGCTGGTAACGGCGCTGAGGATATCGGCTTCCGAACAACCCGAGTCTACGACGTGTACGAAGAAATTTGCCGTCAGGAAGGTTCTGAGTCTCTCTCGCTACGACGCGTCCGCGACCTTCTCAAGGAACACGCTTTCTTAGATATTATCGAACAGACGCGCCACAGTGGTGGTAGTGCAGAGGGGAGCTACACAGAGCACCAGCTTCTGGAAGATCCAGATGTCGTTCAACAGGTCCTCGAAGATACTATCAGCTAA
- a CDS encoding winged helix-turn-helix domain-containing protein, with product MTEFDPAPESPATERRWQQGEDTFSRVYDVAMGITSPTPAAEIADVADCSPNAAKKHLDRLAKMGIVSVNRDGRPVQYERNEGYLEWQDASRIADELTVEEIIDRVSELEEERADYEDEFDATDPTAVSGYDQDSHEAIHDRMTAVSEWRGVIRDIRLYELARQLAENDGHLIPA from the coding sequence ATGACGGAGTTTGACCCGGCGCCAGAGTCACCAGCCACCGAACGACGGTGGCAGCAGGGGGAGGATACGTTCAGTCGTGTCTACGATGTCGCAATGGGGATTACGTCACCCACCCCCGCTGCCGAGATTGCAGACGTCGCAGATTGTTCTCCGAACGCTGCCAAAAAGCATCTTGATCGACTAGCGAAGATGGGTATCGTCAGTGTGAACCGTGACGGCCGGCCCGTGCAGTACGAACGCAACGAGGGGTATCTAGAATGGCAAGATGCCAGCCGGATTGCTGACGAACTGACCGTCGAGGAGATTATCGACCGGGTCAGTGAGCTTGAAGAAGAACGGGCCGACTATGAAGATGAATTCGATGCTACCGACCCAACTGCTGTGAGCGGTTATGACCAGGACAGTCACGAGGCGATTCATGACCGGATGACTGCAGTCAGCGAGTGGCGCGGTGTCATTCGGGATATTCGACTGTACGAACTCGCCCGTCAGCTCGCAGAGAACGATGGGCACCTAATCCCGGCATAG